From the Nematostella vectensis chromosome 7, jaNemVect1.1, whole genome shotgun sequence genome, the window ATGTCTGTAACGCAtttgtgtaacgtctgtaacgcatttgtgtaacgtctgtaacgcatttgtgtaacgtctgtaacgcatttgtgtaacgtctgtaacgcatttgtgtaacgtctgtaacgcatttgtgtaacgtctgtaatgctcttgtgtaacgtctgtaacgcatttgtgtaacgtctgtaacgcATTTGTGTAACGTCTGTTATGCTCTTGTGTAACATCTGTAATGCTcttgtgtaacgtctgtaatGCTCTTGTGTAACATCTGTAATGCTcttgtgtaacgtctgtaacgcATTTGTGTAACGTCTGTTATGCTCTTGTGTAACATCTGTAATGCTCTTGTGTAACATCTGTAATGCTcttgtgtaacgtctgtaacgcatttgtgtaacgtctgtaatGCTCTTGTGTAACATCTGTAACGCATTTGTGTAACATCTGTAATGCTCTTGTGTAACATCTGTAACGCATTTGTGTAACATCTGTAACGCATTTGTGTAACATCTGTAATGCTCTTGTGTAACATCTGTAACACATTTGTGTAGCGTCGGTAATGCTCTTGTGTAATATCTGTAATGCTCTTGTGTAATATCTGTAACACATTTGTGTAATATCTGTAATGCTCTTGTGTAACATCTGTAATGCTCTTGTGTAACATCTGTAATGCTCTTGTGTAACATCTGTAACGCTCTTGTGTAACATCTGTAACGCATTTGTGTAGCATCTGTAATGCTCTTGTGTAATATCTGTAATGCTCTTGTGTAATATCTGTAACACATTTGTGTAGCGTCGGTAATGCTCTTGTGTAACATCTGTAACACATTTGTGTAGCGTCGGTAATGCTCTTGTGTAAAATCTGTAACACATTTGTGTAGCGTCGGTAATGCTCTTGTGTAATATCTGTAATGCTcttgtgtaacgtctgtaatgtcatttattctcttattaAAGGACTTTCCCATTGCTTGTGCCATATCTCTGTTCTTCATTTTGCTACTACAGAGAATATGAAGTACCACTCAAAAAGGATCTAAATTCTGCTTGTAGTACAAATAAAACCTTGTTTTGTGAGTAATCACATGTAATGTCTGTAACAAAATTCAGAACCtcaaattaaaattattttctatgTGTAACTATTTTCTtgttatactttttaaaaGAGTTACATGTATGGATGTAAATCGTGAATAGAATCATGGTTTATGATTGTAATGTTGAGTGTTATAGAAAGAATTCCACATGGTGGTCGTGAGGCCTTGTTCCCAAGTCAATAAACCTTTGGCGGTCTTGTTGtttggtgcccccccccccccctgaatgTGCATCAGTTGAATCCATAAACGCTAGACATAAGAGAGTATAAATGTGAAAAAATCTATTCAGAAATGTGAGTTTTGgcatttccatttttttggttTCTCATAAACATTCTGCGCAAATGAATGTTGCCTCATTCAAAGGAATGTATTTTCGTTTTATTAATTGACTTTTGGCGCAAATGAAGGCGTATTTTCTCGTtatgaacagcaaaaggtgtatttacttattgctttttttttcaggtaagCAGCTTTAGAGCCAAACTTCAGCATTGTAGGGAGCTACTTGACACAGTTCCTGGACTTGACACAAGTTGTGAAGAGCAAATAGAACTACTCAACAAGCACAAGAAGCAACTGGAAGAGAAAAGGTATTTGTTGTACTACAGGGTAAAAGTCATTACCCTATCccaggggggacaggggtagGCAAACCTAGATAAACCAATAAGGCCAAGATTTAACAATAGAACAAAAAATAAGCATGGCAGTTTTGGGGGAGATTTGCCTAGTTGCCTCAagtcaatcattttttttttgtttcagcaACCTTCTCTCTAAATATCAAGGCCTGCCTGTGTTCTCAGATGCACTTGCAAAAGAAATGATCTGATCAAAGATGGCTTGCAGTGGCTTTGCATATATCACAAGAGGGCCTCTTAGTCATCAAGAGACATGGGACAAATCCAAGACAAGAAGACTTTGAGCACAGTGCATACAGTAAAAAGGGATTTTCCCACCCCATCCAAGGTCATGATATCATGGTGGTACTTAGATATTAACATTATGGGGAGTTCAAAGGAGATCTAGGCATGCACAGACAAGTCTTTCAGGGAATTAAAATCCTGTGAAATATAGTCAAAATAGTGCTTTAGCATATGGCCATAGTCTGTGGAAGGAGTGGTTCGGTCTGAAGTGCCCCTACCCCCTACCCTCTCTCTATTTGTTGGCCAGCAAGCTAAATaaagagacgttcgaggctctggaactaGGGTATGTAATCAGGCTATCACAACTGTTtcagtaaacaaacaaaagagcTCTTACTCCATTTGGTGATCAAGGAAATTTCCCTTAGCAAATGTTTCAAGGTCTATTTAAGATAAGGCTGACACAagtctattttgttttatttagtttGCCACCATAATcaataattataaataatattattaaatgAAGTTACTAACAAGTTTTATTGTTCATTTGATGGACACcagaaatgaaaacaaagtaaTCCTTGCTTTAAGAGGACTACCCATTTAAAAGGTATCTATTTATTTCTGTTATTCTTAACATAATATATGCAATTTGAAGGATAAAAAAGGATAATGTGTTTTCCACGACAAATAGCACATTACTTTTGAAGAAATCCCCAACTCAGAGATTCACAATTACAGTgattcaaaaataaaaaagaaacaaagcaaTGTATAGAGCATCTTCTGATTCCCCTGTGCCAGACCCAGGAGGAAGCCTAGACGTTTTTTATCTTCTTTATGAAGGGATCTACATTTAattccacaaatatacctgCATATGCTTTAAATATAGCTTTATACCATGGTCACACCATGGTATTGTTAAAATTTGTTAAAATGCCAAGTATCAGACACGTTGCATCTAGTTCTACTGACCCCTATATGTACCATGGTATTGTGGTAAAGCAAAGTATTTGACATGTTGTCCTACATGTACCATGGTATTGTAGTAAAGCCAAGTATTGACATGTTGTCCTACATTTACCATGGTATGGATGTAAAGCCAAGTATCAACATGTTGTCATGATGTACCATTGTATTGTAGTAAAGCCAAGTATTGACATGTCCTACATGTACCATGGCATTGTAGTAAAGCCAAGTATCGGCATGTTGTCCTACATGTACCATCGTATTGTAGTAAAGCCAAATATCGACATGTCCTACATGTACCATCGTATTGTAGTAAAGCCAAGTATCGACATGTTGTCATGGTGTACCATGGTATTGTAGTAAAGCCAAGTATCGGACATGTCCTACATGTACCATGGTATTGTAGTAAAGCCAAGTATCGGACATGTTGCCTCTAGGTCTGCCGACGTGAACAGGCATTCACTAGCAGCCTCGTGCTCTCCCTGTTCTTCTAGTACTGTCCCAAGATGGTGCCTGTGGATGATAAATGAGAAAAATGGTGACAATGACCTGCTGTAGTGTGCACTATATCGGCGAGTTGTACTGGCGAGATGACTTTAATACTTTAATAAATTACTCCCCTATACAATAGTATAAAGTAGCTTACGCTAATACTGGGGAGGGCACGGCCAGTTTACAGCCGGCGGAGATGCGGAGGCACCTTTAGTTGCCTGATGGCTGGCAAAGCTGCTGTTTTAAAGGACTCTAGATTACTTAGGTTTACAATATTATCAGGAAGTAAATTCCATGCTCTTAGAAAAAGAATAATTAAAGGAAAGAATATTCGAGTGCAATTGTTGAAAGCTAAGTGAGTGCCTCCGAGTGGATCGATTTGTTGGAACGACACAGCTAGGGAGAGGACAAGCCACGAGattattataaaatttatACAGTAATACTATTTGATGGTAAAGTCGCCTTATTTCCAATGTGTCCCAGCTTAGCTGGTTAACCAGTTCAGACGATATTGCTTGGTAGTTATAATTGTTGCAGACAAAACGAGCAGCGTTCTTCTGAACTTGCTCCAACCGCAAAACATCTGTGTCAGTGTAAGGACTCCAGGATGTTGACGCATACTCAAGCATCGGTCTAACAAGGGAGAGGTACGCACGTTCCTTAACTTCAGGGGCACAGTGTTTTAAAGTTCTTCTGATCGCACCCAGTGTTCTGTAGGCCTTTGTAGCTTTTTTAGCACAGTGAGGGCCCCAGCACAGTTGCTCATTACACCGTACTAGGTAATCTTGATCTGATACTTGGGCAAAGGACCCCGTACTTGCTGTATACTGATAACATGACGGTCTCCGCTTCTTGGTGACTGACAACAAGTAACACTTGGTTACATTAAACTCCATCTGCCAAGCTGCTGACCAATCAAGTACATTATCCAGATCATCTTGAAGTGCGGTGGTCATCCATGGATGTGATTGGGCGGTATATGATGGTGTCATCTGCAAATAGCCTGATTTGAGAATTTGATGCTTTACAGATATCGTTGatatacaacaaaaacagGGTCGGTCCCAGTACGGAACTCTGTGGTACTCCTGATGTTACTTGTACTTTATCAGAGTGGGTGCCATTGACTGCCACATACTAGGACCTCTTATTTAGGAAACCAGATATCCAAGCCAATGTTTTCCCCCTGATACCATAATAAGAGAgctttttcaaaagctttgGGTGTGACACTTTGTCAAAAGCTTTACTGTAGTCTAGGAGCAGAGCATCCACTTGGCCATGATGGTTTAGCACGGTTGCCCAGTCATGAAAAGTGAGGACTAGTTGCGTCTCACAACAAAAACCCGCACGAAAGCCATGTTGAAATATTGATAATATGTTGTTAGATGATATGTGTTTGTTCAGATGGCTGAGAACAATGTGTTCCATGATCTTGTTACTGATACAGGTAAGAGAGATAGGGCGATAGTTTTCCGGAAGATCTTTAGCTAACTTTTTATGTATTGGGACGACCATCGCATATAGCCAAATTGCTGGTAAGGTCCCCTCATTGTAGCTTTGGTTGAAAATAAAGCACAGCATCCCGGAAAGTTCCTTTGCCAGATCCCGTAACACACGGGGTTAGATACCATCAGGGCCACTGCTCTTGGATACATTTAGTCCAGCAAGTTGTTTGTGGACACCAGCCTGAGTAAATATGATATCTTGGATTGAAGTACATGTGGTAGGACCAAGGTGAGGAGAAGCACCATTGTCCTGTGTGAAAACACTCTCAAAATACTTATTTAATGCCTCAGCTTTGTCCTTATCCGAAATATACATTGAGTCACCTTGACGCAAAGTAGGTATACTGCAGCTTTCTGTTCTACAGTGTTTGACATGGCTCCAGAATTTTTTAGGGTTTGATTCCAAACTTCCACCAATCACAGTATTTAGGTAGTAGTTATAAGATGATTTAAGTAATTTCACCACAAAGTTTCTCTGGCAGCGATAGGCACACCAGGCTTTGgaatttttgttgttggtttTCAGTGCTTTGGACAAGAGGCGGTCCCGCTTACGTATTTGTCTTTTTACTAATTTGGTTATCCATGGGAGGGACTTTTTTGACTTTGTAAACTTGTGTGGAATATCTGTCTCTACTGCGGATTTCAACCTGTCTTCAAAAAAGGACCAATTTTCTTCTAAGGATCTTTCTGTGCAATGGCGGGAGAATTCTTCAGCAGCTCTAGCCATTTCCTCTTGGAGAGCCTCAATGTCCATTTTCTTGTAGAGGTAAACTTAATGAGGAGGACTCTTGATACGTTTTGCTCTGGTGTTAATGCTGAACTTGACAATATCATGGTCACTCATCCCTGGGTGGATAGTAATATCAGATACAAGAGCTGGTGAGGATGATAACACAAGATCCAAGGTCTTTAGAGAAGCTGGACGTGTTGGTTTTGTGACAAAATGAAGCAGTTCTTCTTCAACAATTTTCTAAGTAATTCTTGGGAATATCCATGtaaatcacattttttttggcaaCCCTCTATCACAAAATGTGTTGCAAACTAACATAGAGGCAGGCCATGTGTTGGCCACAGTTTACTCAACAATGTGCCATTAGGCTTTAAGAGGGAATATGGAGGGTAGCCTGAAGAGTCCCATGAACCCTTGCGGCAAATAACCTTAGCCACCCACACCTTTGTTACTGTTCTCTTCCCATATTGGGTGGCAAATTATAACCATCCAAAATTAAAGCTTTATACTTCAGCAACATAACCAATGGAAATGCATGCCTTCTCACAACTTATTGTTTAGTTTCAGTTTATTAGTTTAACCAGGaaagaaaatacatatttacatataaaaagaaaataataacaacatataTTAATAAACAATATGAATACACAAAAAATAAGGTGGCATTCCTGGTAAGGAAGCCCAAAAGAAGCCTGGGGCTAATTAAATAAGGACTACCCCAAAAATTAAACAAGAGATCAGAGTTAAAGTCATTAGTAAGTGTGTATAATATATCTTTATAGTTAAAACAGCAAGCAAGCAGACAAACACAGGACGAACACGAAACGAGCAAAGCAATCCATTGTAGCCTCTTTAAGTGGTATTTATGTTAAACAACATCTAATAACGTACCAAGCAGCATGTACAGTCGGATCCacattgatagtttctcggaGCATCTTTTCAGCCATAACAAGATTGTTCAACTTTTGATAGACAACTCCctaaacaatacaaaaacgtGGGTTTCAAACATAACAATTATAGCGCGCTATCGCGGCCTTCTTGAGGAAGTGAGCCAATTATGTTATGAATTTTAAATTCACACCGAATTAAGCGGATTTCTATTGCTACTGAAATATAGTCGAAATGGGGTGTTCCATAAAGAGCGCAAATGCTGTGACTCACCAACCGCTCCATACTTGGCGCGTGGCTCGGGTTGATGGAGATGGCGTTGGTATAGCACGTCTTTGCGTCGTTCAGACCACCACGGATCTCGAATACTCGGCCACGCTAAAGAAAAGGGAAGAAACTATAGCAACAATATCATGACCACAAGAAAATGTCATTGGAGAAAAACTTATCATCAACAAGGTAAGTGCAAATCATTGATTAACTAAACACGAGAAAAGATGACAAAACATAATGCCTCAAGAGAAAATACAAACTTTCTGTATTTCTGTTGCGACGTTTCATTTTCATACTCAAACGTGGACAAATAAGAGTGCGCGTATAGTTGTGTTTATGTTGCTGTTGCGTACCAGAGGTTGGCAAGAGAAGGAGCTCACAGCACCCTTCTGCAATGTAAAGGG encodes:
- the LOC116618005 gene encoding uncharacterized protein LOC116618005 isoform X2: MAAHQPTQNQIESIDQVDLTEEFNLLPTVFDIIQSVQKMGDPQEMSKKVSSFRAKLQHCRELLDTVPGLDTSCEEQIELLNKHKKQLEEKSNLLSKYQGLPVFSDALAKEMI